One region of Wyeomyia smithii strain HCP4-BCI-WySm-NY-G18 chromosome 3, ASM2978416v1, whole genome shotgun sequence genomic DNA includes:
- the LOC129730915 gene encoding mucin-4-like isoform X1, translating to MDDDGDYQDGEIVWVKLSYCWWPGEVFGGERLTEEFLSTLKRKPLAVVKFFEEDSYEFVKNTNFIYKYNCARKHEFLRKGLEQYRTKNKHMEKFPADVMRAERATGGDPNIVNSTDYLPHKRESYAALFQQDKPKGKGKTVSIATTARSGQKIHSPSKVIPVIPVRKHEVRILAQASSSSGINVGGRSVKHSASPLLSVNTTPRLANASVDLGSSSVSTTSDSSSTQTYNCHKCGMESGRQNVILVHVKYCRAVPMMSSAVSSTKVFPKSVVSPREPKPADLSPVKTPTPLDQVSSRKIKSPVLEACEEKGPEQEELVEVIQVVEPARGRARSTSRGAVPLTVTPKLSDRRKTRGKGKNSAVAAVVSPTLDIDREVAMEAGETPLTEGRSEEQAKESLNSSGDKSEKIKPDVELKNELLADWSEDEQDEPDGEPVKDEKSSKNVTPEADSSRSANEERNISLANLMDSSLDKSTESSPQVFSPVSSATTIKYRNIPKKQKREFVEVTNDQLSAAPASCQIEKSSSESSISTAATCGETLSAPDKTPTGSESALSEKPLSAKQRILDRATRGSSKSVSSDELKPDSPQKAAVTESQSAAEGETQKETSCFDFKEEEEEEVVLSKSPRRSLSNKRDASLELNAGALDEEIEKERAKKDTELKNEIDSLLCDTIVPTLPELPKISRLPSPGPSSSPPEPVLPTKEDRTLPPKERGKRIFKTRNKIIENEAIALEQSKAILQDFVKQSHEQELAELHKQQQAESKLNSESPTTTNDDSQESATFTDPKRFENSEFVAIKAKRTKLQQVDKFKAVPVIDKDTSQESAVSSSIETKASESETLPVSIKKEQLALDSLSPLASKGRKGKLRKSATPLVEIEKDMESSIPNSSSVSPAVEPTPKTRKKRSGELQNLYMATFDAPRSRRSKATKPVDDPVAVESKVETIVSIVAENDTKPHKPSETETEKNKHELSSMESPSPLEERNQFSKTTRSKRSRQLQQHTADSTADRHNEVVDVDIAAKEQPEESVAVVKQQPIKMIIKSKGRKSNSELVYGPVVVSPEPIIEEIKEKLPRSPKSSKRKKHPLEEVEHIPQFDLESSEVQDTTPIKSLKLKRPKFRNEATRTPDEILHDKELIGPSATDLQIAEALIHLPESAPPKVGVLDQEVESKLNSISSAPVPSKSINPRKRHLQTHLLSTVESTNQTGLVESVIIPDKKKRDMIEVVSVAPASVVDIDRSVVAMPTTAHQSLDEDKFDIVNIPIVMDESELLEDTTISTTTNKLQLVGSAPGSITVDEEDDDVKLISTSKPTTKKIVIVKNSNGSAKIIPAREKPRDATSPISPKNVSIKTTTITIKPPSDQLSPQSTRSSAQSPPLRSAQLIQASSGGQIVITSKGTVLTTQSPTTSTAKSHVAITPKTQLAHASSKTTASVSSVCSVSAISSSTSSKSLLASGTSNVKTPIKICVQSQEIIHMPAKSRSAQKSNEASHIAKQMEMPQIKKSATSPPKKVLAKKLSEGSATTEKPLFSTSKGAPITPTKATTSAVNPGKKGHRVIKISPQKLKEFTRLGMVEDKGQGKVLTASGMKKFRQEQLLLQQQQHQPSISSGKQEKAPRTASVDEEPSTSTPTPPPSNCATAEVVVAAAADSSVKEIPTIALETDDSPEITPVASSTHSPAKSASPAATTSIESNTESPNEENEADATISNLESLAESNSVQTSHNKPVQQPTETRESSAETPSAEATESGSNVQESSQLIAVPAENFGGPANLFYLCSVREEGFVPVNNELLYLDSSNQLVALPENASVEDIVSQAEVLEIPAGSEQAAIAAATVADLEGAVEGQQNILLNTQDGQQIILDQQSLMALAAGGDTSQLLTPDGQQILLQGSAQELLAALAVSQSGLGIVAAEGTQIIVAPDSLIDLQDAPLPGEIIQVNPNTTVETNAVLTKPPIMSTVEVPTKNGNGTETSAHSPEQKVLDTAATNLDESLAAVIGVSANSHVPTSLELPITVTNPVIAKTTTSKINPIYPSTTAVSAIGIDPAAVAATVIELPTVVQAGIDSSHVGTLETNSSNDKNCDSDQQTIGTADESGHMTETNGKSTDEDDENCKAERENDLDEIIPNTPESQMNSHAEIASQFSDDESEAPVPIPNVDEDDEDVASNCSEIIPIQPNIVVMRNMNNELISNNDNSSDMDIEDTNPGNEENNPGLPSTPETHVFDGANNSAVVER from the exons ATGGACGACGACGGAGACTACCAGGATGGTGAAATAGTTTGGGTCAAACTAAGCTATTGCTGGTGGCCAGGAGAAGTCTTCGGCGGGGAGCGATTGACAGAGGAGTTTCTGTCGACGCTCAAGCGAAAACCGCTTGCCGTGGTAAAATTTTTCGAGGAAGATTCATA tgaatttgtaaaaaataccaattttATCTACAAATACAACTGTGCCCGGAAACATGAATTTTTGCGTAAAGGATTGG AGCAATACCGAACCAAAAATAAACACATGGAAAAATTTCCGGCCGATGTAATGCGTGCCGAACGTGCAACGGGAGGTGATCCGAACATTGTTAACTCAACCGATTATTTGCCACACAAACGGGAAAGCTATGCTGCCCTATTTCAACAGGATAAACCCAAGGGGAAGGGTAAAACAG TGTCCATAGCAACTACAGCGCGCTCTGGCCAGAAAATCCACTCGCCCAGCAAAGTAATTCCTGTTATCCCAGTGCGTAAACATGAGGTTCGGATTCTGGCGCAAGCGTCCTCATCTTCCGGCATCAATGTCGGTGGCCGAAGTGTTAAACACTCAGCAAGCCCGCTCTTGTCTGTGAATACTACACCAAGACTGGCAAATGCTTCGGTCGATCTCGGAAGTTCATCAGTTTCCACAACTTCCGATTCGTCATCTACGCAAACCTACAACTGCCATAAGTGTGGCATGGAAAGCGGACGGCAAAATGTGATTCTAGTTCACGTCAAGTACTGTCGAGCAGTCCCGATGATGTCTTCTGCTGTGTCCTCGACCAAAG TTTTCCCTAAATCGGTCGTATCACCTCGAGAGCCAAAACCGGCAGACCTAAGTCCAGTTAAGACTCCAACTCCGTTGGATCAAGTATCGAGTCGTAAAATCAAATCACCCGTGTTGGAAGCGTGCGAGGAAAAAGGTCCGGAGCAAGAAGAGTTGGTAGAAGTTATTCAAGTCGTAGAACCTGCGCGTGGTCGAGCCAGGAGTACTTCGAGAGGTGCTGTTCCGCTGACAGTAACACCAAAATTGAGTGATCGTCGCAAAACTAGAGGCAAAGGAAAGAACTCAGCCGTCGCCGCTGTTGTCTCACCCACTCTAGATATCGACAGGGAGGTCGCAATGGAAGCCGGTGAAACACCACTGACGGAAGGACGTTCCGAAGAGCAAGCTAAAGAGTCATTAAACTCTTCCGGTGACaaatcagaaaaaataaaaccggATGTTGAACTGAAGAATGAACTTCTCGCAGATTGGAGTGAAGATGAACAGGACGAACCCGATGGTGAACCGGTTAAggacgaaaaaagttcaaaaaacgTTACACCCGAAGCTGACTCGAGTCGGTCGGCAAACGAAGAAAGGAATATATCGCTGGCAAATTTGATGGACTCTAGCTTGGACAAATCGACTGAGTCATCGCCACAAGTTTTTTCACCTGTTTCATCGGCAACCACGATCAAGTACAGAAATATACCGAAGAAGCAGAAACGTGAATTCGTAGAGGTAACAAATGATCAGTTATCAGCAGCACCCGCTAGCTGTCAGATTGAGAAGTCCTCTAGTGAGAGTAGTATCAGTACAGCAGCAACATGTGGTGAAACGCTTAGCGCTCCTGATAAAACACCGACTGGCAGTGAAAGTGCATTATCGGAAAAACCTCTCAGTGCTAAGCAGCGAATTTTAGATCGCGCAACTCGCGGGTCTAGTAAATCCGTAAGCAGCGATGAATTGAAACCAGATTCCCCACAAAAAGCGGCAGTCACAGAATCTCAATCCGCTGCTGAGGGAGAGACACAAAAGGAAACTTCTTGTTTCGATTTCAAGGAGGAAGAAGAAGAGGAAGTAGTTCTCAGTAAATCCCCAAGAAGGTCACTTTCCAACAAACGTGACGCCTCTTTGGAGTTGAATGCTGGTGCCTTGGATGAGGAAATTGAAAAAGAGCGTGCGAAAAAAGACACTGAGTTGAAAAATGAAATCGATTCGCTCTTGTGCGATACCATTGTACCGACACTACCAGAATTACCGAAAATTTCCAGGCTACCGTCACCAGGCCCATCATCGTCACCACCAGAACCGGTATTGCCGACAAAGGAAGATCGCACACTTCCTCCGAAAGAACGCGGTAAGCGCATCTTCAAAACCCGCaacaaaattatagaaaatGAAGCCATTGCCTTGGAACAGTCTAAAGCTATCCTGCAAGATTTCGTGAAACAATCGCATGAGCAAGAGCTGGCCGAGTTGCATAAGCAGCAGCAAGCTGAATCTAAATTAAATTCAGAATCACCTACCACAACCAATGATGATTCCCAAGAATCGGCCACCTTTACTGATCCTAAACGATTTGAAAACTCGGAGTTCGTTGCTATAAAAGCAAAACGAACAAAACTTCAGCAGGTGGATAAATTCAAAGCTGTTCCAGTGATCGACAAAGATACTTCTCAAGAGTCAGCGGTCAGTTCTAGTATTGAAACAAAAGCTTCTGAATCTGAAACGTTACCCGTTTCGATCAAAAAAGAACAACTTGCTTTGGATTCTCTCTCGCCACTGGCAAGTAAGGGCCGTAAAGGAAAGTTGCGAAAATCCGCTACACCTCTTGTGGAAATCGAAAAAGACATGGAATCATCGATTCCTAATTCTAGTTCCGTGAGTCCTGCTGTAGAACCCACCCcgaaaacgaggaaaaagagaAGCGGAGAACTGCAAAATCTGTATATGGCTACATTCGATGCTCCGCGTTCGCGTAGAAGTAAGGCTACAAAGCCAGTTGATGATCCTGTAGCAGTTGAATCAAAAGTAGAAACGATTGTGTCGATCGTGGCCGAAAACGATACTAAACCGCACAAGCCTTctgaaacagaaacagaaaaaaataaacatgaatTATCTTCAATGGAATCTCCATCACCTCTTGAAGAGCGTAATCAGTTCTCTAAAACTACGCGGTCGAAGCGGTCTAGACAATTACAACAGCATACAGCTGATTCGACGGCAGACAGACATAATGAGGTAGTCGATGTTGATATTGCAGCAAAGGAACAGCCAGAAGAGTCTGTAGCTGTCGTCAAGCAGCAGCCTATCAAAATGATCATCAAATCTAAGGGTAGAAAATCTAATTCGGAGCTCGTTTATGGACCAGTGGTTGTATCCCCTGAGCCAATCATTGAAGAGATTAAGGAAAAACTTCCAAGATCGCCAAAAAGTTCTAAAAGGAAAAAACATCCACTTGAGGAAGTTGAACATATTCCACAGTTTGATTTGGAAAGCTCGGAAGTACAGGATACAACCCCGATTAAGTCATTAAAACTCAAGCGTCCTAAGTTTAGAAATGAAGCCACCCGAACTCCAGACGAAATTTTGCACGATAAAGAACTGATTGGGCCCAGTGCGACGGATCTTCAGATTGCTGAAGCGCTGATACATCTTCCGGAATCTGCTCCTCCAAAAGTAGGTGTTCTAGATCAAGAAGTAGAATCGAAACTAAACAGCATTTCATCGGCACCAGTTCCGTCGAAGAGTATAAACCCACGAAAACGACACCTGCAAACTCATCTGCTGAGCACCGTCGAATCAACTAATCAGACTGGTTTAGTAGAAAGCGTAATCATTCCAGACAAAAAGAAGCGAGACATGATCGAAGTGGTTAGTGTGGCACCCGCATCTGTCGTTGACATCGATAGGTCAGTCGTAGCCATGCCGACAACGGCTCATCAGTCTCTCGATGAGGATAAATTTGATATCGTTAACATTCCCATCGTTATGGACGAAAGCGAATTGTTAGAAGATACAACTATTTCAACTACGACAAACAAGTTGCAATTAGTGGGAAGTGCTCCAGGTTCGATTACCGTGGATGAAGAAGACGATGATGTCAAATTAATTTCCACTTCGAAACCAACTACAAAGAAGATCGTTATCGTGAAAAACAGTAATGGCTCGGCGAAAATTATTCCCGCCAGGGAAAAACCTCGTGATGCTACATCACCAATTTCTCCTAAAAATGTTAGCATCAAGACAACGACCATTACGATAAAGCCGCCCTCAGATCAGCTATCACCACAATCTACGCGATCATCCGCTCAATCCCCTCCGCTCCGATCGGCTCAACTAATTCAAGCTAGCAGTGGAGGCCAGATTGTTATCACTAGTAAGGGGACCGTTCTGACGACGCAATCGCCAACCACTTCAACCGCCAAAAGTCATGTGGCCATCACACCAAAAACACAGCTAGCCCACGCCAGCTCGAAAACTACAGCATCAGTTTCGTCTGTATGCAGCGTCAGTGCTATCAGTAGCTCCACTTCCAGCAAGTCTCTTCTCGCATCAGGTACGAGCAATGTGAAAACTCCTATTAAGATTTGCGTACAGTCACAAGAAATTATTCATATGCCAGCAAAATCACGATCCGCACAGAAATCTAATGAAGCGTCTCATATCGCTAAACAAATGGAGATGCCACAGATTAAAAAGTCTGCAACAAGCCCACCAAAGAAAGTTCTTGCTAAAAAGTTATCGGAAGGAAGTGCGACGACTGAAAAGCCGCTATTTTCAACGTCAAAAGGTGCGCCTATTACACCCACAAAGGCAACTACATCGGCCGTAAATCCAGGAAAAAAGGGCCATCGAGTGATCAAAATTTCTCCACAAAAGCTTAAGGAATTCACACGTCTTGGAATGGTAGAAGACAAAGGTCAAGGCAAGGTACTGACAGCTAGCGGAATGAAAAAGTTTCGACAGGAGCAACTGCttctacaacaacaacaacatcaaccTTCGATTTCTTCAGGAAAACAGGAAAAAGCACCGCGTACTGCTTCTGTTGACGAAGAACCATCGACATCGACTCCTACGCCACCCCCGTCGAACTGCGCTACTGCTGAGGTAGTtgttgcagcagcagcagattcCTCGGTAAAAGAAATTCCGACAATTGCACTAGAAACAGATGATTCGCCGGAAATTACACCGGTTGCCTCCTCTACTCACTCCCCTGCAAAATCAGCTTCACCCGCTGCAACAACATCCATAGAATCAAATACTGAGTCGCCAAATGAAGAAAATGAAGCTGACGCGACAATTTCAAATCTAGAGTCGCTGGCCGAGAGTAACTCGGTACAAACCTCTCATAATAAACCAGTTCAACAGCCAACCGAAACCAGAGAATCATCCGCAGAAACGCCGTCAGCCGAAGCAACTGAATCCGGGTCAAACGTTCAGGAATCCTCCCAACTAATAGCCGTTCCAGCGGAAAATTTCGGCGGTCCTGCCAATCTCTTCTACCTGTGCTCGGTACGAGAGGAGGGATTTGTTCCCGTGAACAACGAACTGCTTTACCTCGATTCGTCTAATCAACTGGTCGCTCTGCCGGAAAATGCATCAGTAGAAGACATCGTCAGTCAGGCCGAGGTGCTCGAGATTCCTGCTGGAAGTGAACAGGCCGCGATAGCTGCAGCCACAGTTGCAGATTTAGAAGGTGCGGTTGAGGGGCAACAAAACATTCTGCTCAACACTCAAGACGGGCAGCAGATTATTCTAGACCAGCAGAGTCTAATGGCGCTGGCAGCCGGAGGGGACACGTCACAGCTTCTAACACCCGATGGACAGCAGATTCTTTTACAAG GATCTGCCCAAGAGCTGCTGGCAGCACTTGCGGTTAGTCAATCCGGCCTCGGAATAGTGGCTGCCGAGGGTACCCAGATAATTGTTGCACCGGACTCGTTGATCGATCTGCAAG ATGCACCACTTCCTGGGGAAATTATCCAGGTGAATCCGAATACAACGGTGGAAACAAATGCTGTTCTGACAAAGCCACCGATTATGTCAACGGTGGAAGTTCCTACTAAAAATGGTAACGGAACAGAAACTTCTGCCCATTCGCCGGAGCAGAAAGTCCTGGACACTGCTGCGACGAATCTCGACGAAAGCTTAGCTGCCGTTATTGGAGTATCCGCAAATTCGCACGTACCCACATCACTGGAACTGCCAATCACTGTCACAAATCCGGTTATTGCCAAAACGACGACCAGCAAGATCAATCCGATCTATCCTTCGACGACGGCCGTTTCAGCGATTGGCATAGATCCAGCAGCCGTGGCAGCGACAGTAATCGAGCTTCCAACGGTAGTACAAGCAGGTATTGATAGTTCGCACGTTGGAACACTCGAGACTAACTCTAGTAACGACAAAAATTGTGATTCAGATCAGCAAACAATCGGTACTGCTGATGAGTCTGGACATATGACAGAGACTAACGGTAAAAGTACTGACGAAGATGACGAGAATTGTAAGGCCGAACGTGAAAATGATTTAGATGAAATTATTCCTAATACCCCGGAATCACAAATGAACAGTCATGCCGAGATAGCGTCTCAGTTCAGTGATGATGAATCAGAAGCACCAGTCCCAATCCCAAACGTCGACGAAGACGACGAAGATGTTGCCTCGAACTGTAGTGAAATCATTCCCATACAGCCGAACATAGTAGTTATGAGAAACATGAACAATGAACTTATCAGTAATAACGATAACAGTAGTGACATGGATATAGAAGATACTAATCCGGGAAACGAGGAAAATAATCCGGGTTTGCCGTCAACCCCGGAGACGCACGTGTTCGACGGTGCCAACAATAGTGCAGTAGTTGAAAGATAA